Below is a genomic region from Microbacterium esteraromaticum.
AGCGCCTCGATCGAGGTCTCGCGTCGCGGCCCCTCGTCGGTGTCGACCACGCCGCGGCCCGTGTCGACTGCGACGATCTCGTGCGCGAGCCTGCCTGCGTCGATCGCGGCGACTGCGCGCTGGTGGCTGCGCAGGGCGAAGGCGTCGGCATCCGCCCGGCTGATGCCGTCGATCCGCGCGACCTCCTCCGCCGTCTCGGGCATCGAGAAGGTCGCCTTCTCCCGCGCGAGGAGGCGGGGGTTCGGGAACCGCCAGCCGATTGAGGTGTCGTAGGCATCGCCGGGCTTGCCCCATGCTCGGGCGGGCTTGGCCTGCACCCAGGGGGCGCGGGTCATCGACTCGACGCCGCCGGCGACCATCAGGTCGGCGTCGCCGGCCCTGACGGCCTGCGACGCCAGTGCGATCGCCGACATGCCGGATGCGCACAGGCGGTTGACCGTGAGTCCGGGGACGCTGTCGGGCAGTCCTGCGAGCAGCACGGCCATGCGGGCCACGTTGCGGTTGTCTTCGCCCGCCTGGTTCGCGGCTCCCAGGATGACCTCGTCGAGGGCATCCGCCGGGACTCCCGCGCGCGAGACCGCCTCGCCGACGACGAGAGCCGCGAGGTCATCCGGCCTGACAGCGGCAAGGGCGCCGCCGTAGCGTCCGACGGGCGTTCGCACGCCGCCGACGAGGAACGCATCGGTCATCAGATCC
It encodes:
- a CDS encoding thiolase family protein encodes the protein MTDAFLVGGVRTPVGRYGGALAAVRPDDLAALVVGEAVSRAGVPADALDEVILGAANQAGEDNRNVARMAVLLAGLPDSVPGLTVNRLCASGMSAIALASQAVRAGDADLMVAGGVESMTRAPWVQAKPARAWGKPGDAYDTSIGWRFPNPRLLAREKATFSMPETAEEVARIDGISRADADAFALRSHQRAVAAIDAGRLAHEIVAVDTGRGVVDTDEGPRRETSIEALSALRPVVAGGEVVTAGNASSLNDGASAIVVAGADAVARHGLRPRARIVVAASAALAPEIMGLGPVPATEKALRKAGLSVTDIGAVELNEAFASQSLACMRRLGLDPEIVNADGGAIALGHPLGSSGSRLLVTLLGRMERENVRYGLATMCVGVGQGTAMIVERVDG